Within the Corvus hawaiiensis isolate bCorHaw1 chromosome 8, bCorHaw1.pri.cur, whole genome shotgun sequence genome, the region TGATTGTCCTTCACTTAAAGCGCCCAGCTCACCGAATCTCCCTTATTTATTCGCATAAGCTGGGCTGATGCTAATTCCCATGCCCTGCTCCTCTCTTCTCACTTTCCTTCCCCCttaattctcttttatttattttgcacaaCATGAAGAAACGCAATTTTACAATGCTAAAAACCCTTTCCTCACCATTCAAATAAAAGCAGTGCTTTAAGAATCATCGTACAATATTGCACAGTTCAAAATtacaataatattaataataataataataataattagtattacaaaagaaagcaaaagggtacagatttttttttcccccccagatACCGAAATAcctttacaaggaaaaaaacccgaaaCAACCCGACAACTAGGAAAACAAGAATTAtaaacaggaattaaaaatgtCTAAGTAAACGATAATAAATAAGGGTCGCTCAAAGCGTGCGGGTGTATTTAACCGTTCACTTTGAGGCTGTATTTCTTGCTCGTGAAAGTCTCATGACAGAAACCGAAAGGTACAAAACGTGGGCAAGCAAAGAGGCAAAGGTCTGCTTAAACGAAAAGCCGTGGTCGATGAAGTTTGAGTCACGACAGGATCAGGAGCCTGAACAATTATTTGGAGGCAGAAGGAGAGGTCCGAAAGGAACAGAAATTCAGCTTCCCGTTAGCGTTTGGCAAATCTCGAGGAGTGGCCTGGGACcattcattttttattactatccctttttttccccctttttttcttttttttctttttttctttttttttttttttttttacaaaaataaaactaaagcCACAGAGACCATCGCGGTTTTCATCCACGTTTACAAAAGGTGTGACAGCTCCAGGATTCTCTACAAGTCCCCGCTTTCGTTTTCCTCATTTTCGTTTCCCTCCCCCcgccattttcctttttatttctttttaattttttcctaaattttcgCGACTTTCCTCCTATCACCACCCGCCGAGgggtccccccagccccgcacCCGTGTCCCCGCAGTCCCCCCCGCTCCGCAGACGCCGGCCGGGTGACTCGCACGAGGGGCTGCAGTACTTACAAGCGGGCGGGTGACTTGCGCGCCTCTCCGCGCCCCTCCGCGCAGCGGCGGCCGGGCTCAGACGGGCCGCAGGAGCGGCACGGAGGTGACCACGGGGTGGGAATAGTAGACGGGGTGAGGGAAGGTGAGCAGGGGCTGCGTGCCGGGGGctccgccgccccccgcgcccccctcCGCGCCCGAGTTCTCGTGGTAGAGGATGGGGACGCGGACGATGCGCTGCGCGGCCGCGTGGCTCAGGTTGGCCGCCTCCAGCTCGGCCGCCAGCTGCCGCTTCCACTTGTTGCGGCGGTTCTGGAACCAAATCTTCACCTGGGTCTCTGTCAGGTGCAGCGAGGCGGCCAGGCCGGCCCGCTCCGAGCTGCTCAGGTAGCGCTTCATGTCGAAGGTGGACTCCAGCTGGAAGACCTGCGAGCGGCTGAACACCGTGCGCGTCTTCTTCTTGCGGCACGGCTTCTTCTCCGGGCTCTCCTCCCGCTTCTTCCAGTCCTCCGCGCCTCCCTCTTTCTTCGCCTCCTCCGAGTCGCTCTCCTCCAGGACGATCTCGTCGGGGCTCTTGGAGTCCAGCTCCTTCTGCTCCCCCTCCGCCTTCAGCAGCGGCTCCGGGGAGTCCCGGTCGGTGCCCGAGGCGGGGGACGAGTCcctcagcaggaatttctctgCGGCTGGATAGGAAGGACGAAGCGGGGCATGAAGGGGGGAGATGAGGGACACGAAGAGACACCTTCACCACCCAGGCCCCGCGTCCCGTCAGGGGGAACGGGACGAGCCGGCCGGACCCCCCGTGTCACCCCAGCGCCAGCTGCACCCctcgccccgccgcccccggtcCCCacggccgccgccccgccgggcagagagggagggaaggaaagagtgATGGAAGTTGCGGGGAGCGGTACCTTCCGTGCGGGGCAGGTGGGCTCCGGCCGGCGTCAGGGC harbors:
- the HMX3 gene encoding homeobox protein HMX3; protein product: MPETGQEPPSAPPPPPKESFYIKNLLNGGPPKAPPKQPRALFAPSGKAAVDGAGFALSQVGDLAFPRFEIPAPRFALSAHCLERAQTWWYPYALTPAGAHLPRTEAAEKFLLRDSSPASGTDRDSPEPLLKAEGEQKELDSKSPDEIVLEESDSEEAKKEGGAEDWKKREESPEKKPCRKKKTRTVFSRSQVFQLESTFDMKRYLSSSERAGLAASLHLTETQVKIWFQNRRNKWKRQLAAELEAANLSHAAAQRIVRVPILYHENSGAEGGAGGGGAPGTQPLLTFPHPVYYSHPVVTSVPLLRPV